The genomic interval CAGCAGATTTCAGCATTTATATTGCAGAAGATAAAAAAAGATGCAGAGGCATTTCTCGGTGAACCGGTAAACGATGCTGTTATCACTGTACCGGCATATTTCAACGATAACCAGAGACAGGCAACAAAGGATGCCGGGGCTATAGCCGGGCTTAATGTAAAAAGGATTATAAATGAGCCTACCGCTGCGTGCATGGCTTATGGAATTGATAAGCTCAACGAAACTTTAAAAATACTTATTTACGATTTTGGCGGAGGCACACTTGATGTTACAGTGATGGATTTCGGCCAGGGAGTTTTTGAAGTTATGTCAACATCCGGTGATACAAAACTGGGTGGCAGTGATATGGATGAAGCTATAGTTAACTTCCTTGCTGATGATTTCAAATCCAAGGAAGGAATAGATCTCAGGAAAGACAAATCTGCATATATCAGGTTAAGGGATGCAGCCGAGAAAGCAAAAATAGAGCTGTCTACAGTTCTGGAATCAGATATAAACCTTCCATATATAACAGCCACTCAGGACGGCCCGAAGCACCTGGAATTTAAACTTACCAGGGCAAAGCTGGAGGAACTTATTGCGCCAATAGTCGGAAAGTCTGCAGCATCTCTGGACAAAGCACTTGAAGGAGCCAAGCTTTCAAAGGGTGATATAAACAAGATTATACTCATTGGCGGACCTACAAGGATGCCATATGTCAAAAAATATGTTGAAGATTACTTTGGCAAAAAATCCGAAGGCGGTGTTGACCCGATGCAGGCAGTTGCAACAGGTGCTGCAATTCAGGGAGGAGTGCTGATGGGAGATATAAAAGATATTGTACTTCTGGATGTAACTCCTTTGACACTTGGCATAGAAACTGTTGGTGGAGTTATGACTCCGTTGATAAATGCCAATGCTACAATACCAACAAAGAAAACCCAGGTCTTCTCTACTGCAGCTGATATGCAAACATCTGTCGAGATTCATATAGTCCAGGGTGAAAGGCCACTTGTTAAAGATGATGTTTCTCTAGGAAATTTCGTACTCACAGGAATAGCACCTGCGCCAAGGGGAGTCCCACAGATTGAAGTTACATTTGATATCGATGCAAATGGCATACTGAACGTTTCCGCAAAAGACAAGGGTACCGGCAAATCCCAGAGTATTTCTATCAGTGCCTCAAACAAGCTTTCCAAGGATGAAATAGAAAAAATGAAAAAGGAAGCTGAGCAATATGCAGAAGAGGACAAGAAAGAAAAGGAGACAATAGAAACACTGAATAACGGTGAATCTCTGGCATATACTGTAGAAAAAACAATAAACGAAGCAGGGGACAAACTTGACAACGAAACAAAGGATAAAATAAAGGGCATTATAAAAGACCTGAAGGATGCTGTTGAGAAGAAAGATGTAGATAAAGTAAAGGAGATTACAGAAAACTTAACAAAGGAAATGACTGAAGTCTACACTAAAATGGCTCAGGCGCAGCAGCCAGATCAGGGCGCCGGGCAACAATCTGAACAACAGTCTGAACAGCAGGGAGAAGAGGGATCCTCGCAGGAACAGAATAATAACGAACAGCAATCAGATGACAGTACTGTTAATACCGACTATAAAGAAAACCAATGAGTTAAAATGTCAGGAGATTATTATCAGATACTGGGAGTAGATAAAACCGCTTCTCAGGAAGAGATACGTTCAAAGTTCAGAGAACTTGCTAAGAAATACCACCCCGATGTAAATTCAGGCAGTAAGGAGGCTGAACAGAAATTCAAGGAAATCGCAGAAGCGTATGAAGTGCTTTCAGATCCCCAGAAAAGGCAACAATATGATGCTACCGGCTCTACAACATTTGGAGATGCAGGAGCTGGCGGTGGCGCAGGCTTTAACTGGGATAATTTCTCACATTTTGACGATATTAATGATATATTTAATACCATATTCGGCGGCGGATTTGGAAGAGGAAATTTCAATGGTTCCTATGGCAGTAGTAGCCCCCAGCCGGACCTCGATATTTATGTAAAACTTAACGTCACTATGGAGGATGCATATTACGGTGCATCAAAACCTATTAAGTTCAAAAGAAATGCCATGTGTGAAGTATGCAATGGTACAGGAGCGGAAGGTGGAGTACTGGTTACATGCCCCACCTGCCATGGTACCGGCCAGGAAAGAATAAGCAGGGGGCAGGGTTTCTTTAACTTTGTCCAGGTAATAGTATGCCGTACCTGTATGGGAAAAGGAAAAATACCGAAAACCCCCTGCAAAGCATGTGCTGGAAAAGGATACATACCAAAAATGGAGAACATTTCTATAACAATACCAAAGGGCGTTGATACCAACACAAGGCTCAGGACACAGAAACTGGGCAACTCTTTTGGTGGTGTGACCGGTGACCTATACGCTGTCGTTTATGTCCAGCCGAACCCGAATATAAAACGTACCGGCGATAATCTCTACGTTAAAGAAGCCATAGATTTCCCTACAGCTGCTCTGGGCGGGTCTGTTGAAATTCCCCTTTTCAAAGAGAAATTTACTTTAAATATTCCTGCTGGAAGCCAGCCAGAGGATGTATTGAGGATTAAAGGTGCTGGAATGCCTAAATTAACCTCACGTGGGAGTGGAGACCTCCTTGTTGTGCTAAAACTTCAGGTTCCGAAGCACCTTACATCCAGGGAAAAGGAACTAATAGAGGAGCTCAAGGGCGAACCTGTTAAGAAATCCTGGTTCCACATATGATATTATTATAAATTACAACAGAAAATTGTTATCTTTTCATTTTTATATTGAATAGCGAATTAACGTTCTTTATTTTTATATAATATAATTCCGGCTTATCCTAAATGCGGGAAAATAGAAAAGATGATCCATAACATAAAAAAACTAAAAGTTTCAGACTAAAAATGAAGTTAAGCAAATGAGAAAGTTTAATTTAAATTCCAGTAAAATATATTTTATAAAAAAATTTATGGAGAGTTAAGGTACTCTCTCCATGTTGTTCCTTCCATCATCGGGTTTAAAAGCCTTATATAGGGCCCTCTTATCAATGTGTCAAGAACCTTGTCGTGGATCTCTCTTGCTGGATGTGCAAACAGAACCCTTCCAATTCCAAACATTGCGTCGTTCGGGGAGGCCCATTCCATATGAACTTTGTACTCAGGTGGTGTAGGCCTTGCCTCTTCTGGTTTGAATGAACCCTCCTGCTGTGTTGGTACTTCACCACCGGATTCCAGTGTTTCATGAATTCCCTTTGACTTCAGCTGGAATGACCCTACTGCTGAGACACCAACTTCTTTTAAAATCATGTATCCCAGAAATCCCGGCGCCTTTTCAAAGTCTTTCATTACTTCAACTATTGTTGATTCGAATTCCTTTTCCTTATCCTTCTTTACAGTGTGCTCGGACAGTGCTATTGTTCTCTGGCCGTATGGCATGGATATAGGCGGAACTCCTGCTGGGTCTCCCGCAGCGAATTTTTTCCCGAACATGGTTGTGAAATCAGCCATTTCCGTGTTTAATGGCATGCTGGCATCTACAATTTCATATAATGGTTCCCATGGTCCATAAACTACCTGTGAAAGGCAGGATGAGCATAATCTGAATATTGAAGAGAAGTTTTCCCTGTGCATATCTTCGTGGTCTTTAATGCTTTTCCACATTGTATACTGATATACATTCATGGTATCCATTTTTGTCATATCCATGGAGCCACCTCCCCATCTTGTCCCCATCGGTATTATCCCGAATTGCACATGATTCTGGAATCCAACAAATCCCGGGTGCCTGGCTGTTACCTGGCATACTTTCGGGCCAACTTGCTGGAACATCTGCATGGTCGTGTCGTTATTCAACATCTCCACTTCGTTTATTGCTACGTAAGGTTTAGGCATTTTTTATCACCATATTATAGATGAATAAGTCATATATAAGGTTTATTAATCATAAATGTGAATTTCATGAAATATTTATGGTATTTATTGATATATATTTGTTTTGTACCTATATTCGTAATAATATGACTTAAAACAGCTTAATCTGTCAAAATAAATTCATAAATTTTATTTTCTTTCAAAAATAATTTTTAAAGAATTTGTTTGTAAGAGTTCAGTAGGCAGGTATCTTTATGCAGCAATAATATCAATGGAAAAAGGGTTGTATAATGATCATATTATAATTATGCCACAATCTGGCACCTGAAAAAGATTCTGATGAGGATGGTAAAGAACTTATCCTGTATAATAAAAATGAAGGTAAATATCGCTATAGAATAGGGCAAGTGAGATGCTTAACAGGACATCGCAAATTTTAATCAGTCGGCTGTACCTGGAGAACATCATAGTTAGAAACAATTTATATTAAAAAATGTTGGCGATATCATGATATTTATATATATTTAAAACCGTATGTGTGTCCGACCTTTCTATTTCTGTAATTTTTTCCAGTTCATTTAATATAATTACGTAATCATCTTTTGTTTTAGTAGCACATAGAATGTAAAAATCAATGTCTCCGAGCAGGAACAGAACATCAATTACCCCTTTGATCTTCATTATCTTTTCAGCAACTATATCATGGTATTCTATTCCATATTTGGCCCTCACAAAGGTAGCGGTTACGAAGTTATACCCTAATTTACCGAAGTCTATTTCTGCTTTGAATCCCTTTATTACATTATTTTCCTGCATTTCTTTTATTCTCCTGCTGATCGCCGATGCAGAGTATATTCCTATAGCCTTCCCTATCTCTTTTAATGGCTTTCTAGAATCTCTGGAAATCTCTTTTAAAATTCTTAAGTCAAAACTATCCATATATAAATATATAATAACTGTATTAATAAAGATTTTCACTAAATTGCCTATTATACACATCTTAATACTATTATATAGATTAATTAAAGAAAAATATTCTTTAAAATCCCTGTATAAAGGCATCATAGAAATAATTATATTATTCGACAAATTGTCTTTTTATGGCATTAAATGACTATAAAAACCTACCAAAAATTATTACAGATGTACCGGGACCGGAGAGCAAATTATTACTACAGAGGCAAAGGGAAATGGAGTCCAGTACAGTAATCTACCCGGATAGTTTCCCCATTGCAATTAAGAGGGCTGAAAACTCATTAATAGAAGACCTGGATGGAAATATTTTCATTGACTGGGTATCTGGAATCAGTGTTCTTAATTTAGGATTTAATGATAAAATACGAGATGCCGTGAAAGCACAGCTCGATGACATATGGCATGCCCTGGAAATACCTACAGAAGTGAGAATAAATTTTCTTGAAGCATTGAGAAACAGCTTCCCCCCGGAGATGAGGAATTATAAAACAATATTTGGAATCAGCGGAGCCGATGCATGTGAAACTGCAATCAATATTGCACATGCAATAAGGAAAAAGAATGCCCCAACAATTGCATTTGAGGGTGCATACCATGGAGTATCCGGTGGAATTATTGCTGCTACTGCCGGGAGAAAATACCGGGAAGCAGTATACAGTGATGGGTTTAAGATAATACGGGTGCCATACCCATATAAATTATGGTATGACTATGATGTTTCTGATATAATTTCCATAATGAAAAAGATAATGGATGATGGAGAAGCAGGATATGATAGGCCTGATTCTGTTATAGTTGAACCTGTACAGGGAGAAGGCGGTTATATTGTGCCTCCCGATGGATTTTTAAAGGCCATAAGGGAATTCTGTACTGAATACGACCTTACAATGATTGTTGATGAGGTTCAGAGTGGGGTAGGCAGGACAGGCAAGATGTGGGCATTTGAATATGAAAATATTACTCCCGATATAGTATGTGTCAGCAAGAGCATAGGCGGGGGGTTGCCAGTATCATTAGTTTATTACAGGGATGACTATGACAAAAAATTGCCGAAGCCATTCCATCTTGGAACATACAGGGCTAATCCCCTTGCAATGGCAGCTGGAATAACTGTTATCAACGAAGTGCCAAAGTATTTTGATAAGGTAAAATCCAGCGGAAAGGAAATGTTAAACAAATTCAACAAGATAGATTCTAACCTTATAGGAGAAGTGCGCGGAAAGGGTTATATGATCGGCATAGAACTGGTAGACAATGGAAAACCAATGAATTCAAAGCACATGATGGAATTAAAGCACGAGCTCCTCCAGAATGGACTGTTAATGCATACATGCGGGCACTATGGCAATGTATTCAGATTCATGGGCGCGCTAAATATGCCTGATGAATTGATAAATACAGGAATTAACATTTTTGGCAAGGTTTTACGGGGTAAGTAAAATGGATCAACTGAAAAAAAATAATGGCGGGTTCTGGCTGGCTCTGTTTCAATCCATGGCATTCGTGGCTCCTGCCGCATCCGTTGCAAGCT from Ferroplasma acidiphilum carries:
- the dnaK gene encoding molecular chaperone DnaK, with the protein product MSKIIGIDLGTSNSAAAVVISGKPETIPAAEGVSLGGKSFPSYVAFTKDGQLLVGEPARRQALLNPEGTIYGAKRKMGTDFKYKIFGKEYTPQQISAFILQKIKKDAEAFLGEPVNDAVITVPAYFNDNQRQATKDAGAIAGLNVKRIINEPTAACMAYGIDKLNETLKILIYDFGGGTLDVTVMDFGQGVFEVMSTSGDTKLGGSDMDEAIVNFLADDFKSKEGIDLRKDKSAYIRLRDAAEKAKIELSTVLESDINLPYITATQDGPKHLEFKLTRAKLEELIAPIVGKSAASLDKALEGAKLSKGDINKIILIGGPTRMPYVKKYVEDYFGKKSEGGVDPMQAVATGAAIQGGVLMGDIKDIVLLDVTPLTLGIETVGGVMTPLINANATIPTKKTQVFSTAADMQTSVEIHIVQGERPLVKDDVSLGNFVLTGIAPAPRGVPQIEVTFDIDANGILNVSAKDKGTGKSQSISISASNKLSKDEIEKMKKEAEQYAEEDKKEKETIETLNNGESLAYTVEKTINEAGDKLDNETKDKIKGIIKDLKDAVEKKDVDKVKEITENLTKEMTEVYTKMAQAQQPDQGAGQQSEQQSEQQGEEGSSQEQNNNEQQSDDSTVNTDYKENQ
- the dnaJ gene encoding molecular chaperone DnaJ — translated: MSGDYYQILGVDKTASQEEIRSKFRELAKKYHPDVNSGSKEAEQKFKEIAEAYEVLSDPQKRQQYDATGSTTFGDAGAGGGAGFNWDNFSHFDDINDIFNTIFGGGFGRGNFNGSYGSSSPQPDLDIYVKLNVTMEDAYYGASKPIKFKRNAMCEVCNGTGAEGGVLVTCPTCHGTGQERISRGQGFFNFVQVIVCRTCMGKGKIPKTPCKACAGKGYIPKMENISITIPKGVDTNTRLRTQKLGNSFGGVTGDLYAVVYVQPNPNIKRTGDNLYVKEAIDFPTAALGGSVEIPLFKEKFTLNIPAGSQPEDVLRIKGAGMPKLTSRGSGDLLVVLKLQVPKHLTSREKELIEELKGEPVKKSWFHI
- the sor gene encoding sulfur oxygenase/reductase gives rise to the protein MPKPYVAINEVEMLNNDTTMQMFQQVGPKVCQVTARHPGFVGFQNHVQFGIIPMGTRWGGGSMDMTKMDTMNVYQYTMWKSIKDHEDMHRENFSSIFRLCSSCLSQVVYGPWEPLYEIVDASMPLNTEMADFTTMFGKKFAAGDPAGVPPISMPYGQRTIALSEHTVKKDKEKEFESTIVEVMKDFEKAPGFLGYMILKEVGVSAVGSFQLKSKGIHETLESGGEVPTQQEGSFKPEEARPTPPEYKVHMEWASPNDAMFGIGRVLFAHPAREIHDKVLDTLIRGPYIRLLNPMMEGTTWREYLNSP
- a CDS encoding Lrp/AsnC family transcriptional regulator, which produces MDSFDLRILKEISRDSRKPLKEIGKAIGIYSASAISRRIKEMQENNVIKGFKAEIDFGKLGYNFVTATFVRAKYGIEYHDIVAEKIMKIKGVIDVLFLLGDIDFYILCATKTKDDYVIILNELEKITEIERSDTHTVLNIYKYHDIANIF
- a CDS encoding aspartate aminotransferase family protein, whose protein sequence is MALNDYKNLPKIITDVPGPESKLLLQRQREMESSTVIYPDSFPIAIKRAENSLIEDLDGNIFIDWVSGISVLNLGFNDKIRDAVKAQLDDIWHALEIPTEVRINFLEALRNSFPPEMRNYKTIFGISGADACETAINIAHAIRKKNAPTIAFEGAYHGVSGGIIAATAGRKYREAVYSDGFKIIRVPYPYKLWYDYDVSDIISIMKKIMDDGEAGYDRPDSVIVEPVQGEGGYIVPPDGFLKAIREFCTEYDLTMIVDEVQSGVGRTGKMWAFEYENITPDIVCVSKSIGGGLPVSLVYYRDDYDKKLPKPFHLGTYRANPLAMAAGITVINEVPKYFDKVKSSGKEMLNKFNKIDSNLIGEVRGKGYMIGIELVDNGKPMNSKHMMELKHELLQNGLLMHTCGHYGNVFRFMGALNMPDELINTGINIFGKVLRGK